The genomic DNA TTTCTTCATCCTTGCGCAGCGACAAATTCTGCATTTCGGCGTCACGAAGCGCATCTCCAAGTTGACGATCCCGCTGGGTGAGCGACTGGATCTGGGCAAATACCATGTCCCGCTGTTGCTTGCTCTGATCGAGCTCTGTGACGAGGGAGCGGCGTTTGGCTTCAAGATCGATCACCTCTCGTCGGCGTTCGAGCAAACCCGGCGTTCCTTGAACCTGACCACCCGTCACGATGCCGGATGCATCCACGACTTCACCATCCAGCGTCACCAAGGTCGGACCGCTCGGAGCACTCCACGCATGTTGCTCCCACAACTGCATTGCCTGATCTAGTGATCGGACGATGACGACGCGATCGAACAGCGAATCACGAGCCGCCGTTCTGGCGACGTCGGTTTGGATCAGATCCACGGCGAGCCCGACAACGCCCGGCTGCGTGGCGATCGGCGGCCACCAATCATGAGCTCGTCCGCCTTCCCATCGCGGACGCTGTGGAATAAAACTGCCTCGCCCCAGCGCCTCATCTTGAAGAAAACGGATCAACCGCCGCCCGACGGACGGTTCATCCACAAACCATCCTCGAACGCGCTCTCCCAAGACCGCCTCAACCGCCCGTTCCATTCCCGACGGAATGACCAGCCATTCGGCCACTGCATCCCGCACTCCGTCACACGACTTCAACGCGGGGCCTTGCTCAATGCCCTGCCGACCGTAGCCCATCTCCTCACGAACCACACCCTGCAACGCCTCAAGACGCGAATCCACTCCAGCCAGTTCTTCCGAACGTCTTAAAATGACCTGATCCGACGACTGGAGAAGGCCGGCAGCTTGAGCCGACTCCTCTCGTACGGTTCGTTGTTCCGTCCGTAGTTGCGAGACAAGTCGATCGGCCTCTCCATATTCCTTGCGCAAAACCTCATGGCGATCGATCGCCGCTTCCCGTTGGCTCCGCAGTTCGTCTCGCTCCGACAACAAGCGAGTTCCGCGGCCTGCAAGATCTTCCATTCGTCTGGCCAATTGCGAGATGCCCTGTTCGGTATTCGCGACAAGGACAGCCAGTTGCATGACGTCTTTTCTCCCTCGCTCCTCCTCCGCGACAGCCGCAGCCCGTTGGTGGAGCAAGCGCGTCATCTCCTCATCGAGTTCCCGGAGAGCCCGATCCCGAATCGCCGTCTCTTCTTCGACCGACGTCAATGACGACTCGATGGCTTGCAGTGCGAGGGCCAAATTCTCCTGTGACCGGATCAGCTCTTCCAGCTCAGCCGATTCCTGTACCTGTTGTTGATTGAACAACAGTCCTCGGTTTCGTTCGACCTCCGCCACCGTCAACGCATGGGCTTGCTGTTGTTCAACACCTGCCAGTTCCTCTCGAATCTTCCCGATGGAATCGGCTGTCGCAATCGCATCAAGGCGCGCCTGTTCGAGTTCCGTGGTGAGCCGAGCCTGCTCCGTCGCCTTCTCGGATTCTTGTTGATCCAGGTTCAGCGCTTCGGTCTCCGCCTCCTGCAACACCTGTCGCAATACTCTGAGCTCCCGCGTCAGCAATGTGACCTCGATTCCGCGCGCCTCACTCTGCAACGTTTGAAAGGTGCGCGCCTGACGAGCTTGGCGCTCCAAAGAATTGAGCTGCTTCTTGACCTCAGCCACAATGTCTCGGACACGCAGGAGATTCTGCTGCGTCGCTTCCAACTTCCGCAACGCCTCGGCCTTTTGCTTCTTATAACGGACAATGCCCGCGGTCTCTTCGATGAGCTCGCGCCGGTCCTGCGGCGATGCATTCAAAATCTGATCGATCTGGCCCTGCGCAATGACGGTGTGCCCTTTGCTCCCCGCCCGCGTGTCGAGCAACAAACTACGGATATCCTTCAGCCTGCATGGAATCTTGTTGATGAGATACTCGCT from Nitrospira sp. includes the following:
- a CDS encoding Chromosome partition protein smc — encoded protein: MHLKSLNMMGFKSFAEAKIEFPEGVTAIVGPNGSGKSNVVDAILWVLGEQSTKTLRSEKMEDVIFNGTELRKPLGMAEVSLVIGGLDPAMMKLDGGAGLPNELTEAQEMMITRRLYRNGESEYLINKIPCRLKDIRSLLLDTRAGSKGHTVIAQGQIDQILNASPQDRRELIEETAGIVRYKKQKAEALRKLEATQQNLLRVRDIVAEVKKQLNSLERQARQARTFQTLQSEARGIEVTLLTRELRVLRQVLQEAETEALNLDQQESEKATEQARLTTELEQARLDAIATADSIGKIREELAGVEQQQAHALTVAEVERNRGLLFNQQQVQESAELEELIRSQENLALALQAIESSLTSVEEETAIRDRALRELDEEMTRLLHQRAAAVAEEERGRKDVMQLAVLVANTEQGISQLARRMEDLAGRGTRLLSERDELRSQREAAIDRHEVLRKEYGEADRLVSQLRTEQRTVREESAQAAGLLQSSDQVILRRSEELAGVDSRLEALQGVVREEMGYGRQGIEQGPALKSCDGVRDAVAEWLVIPSGMERAVEAVLGERVRGWFVDEPSVGRRLIRFLQDEALGRGSFIPQRPRWEGGRAHDWWPPIATQPGVVGLAVDLIQTDVARTAARDSLFDRVVIVRSLDQAMQLWEQHAWSAPSGPTLVTLDGEVVDASGIVTGGQVQGTPGLLERRREVIDLEAKRRSLVTELDQSKQQRDMVFAQIQSLTQRDRQLGDALRDAEMQNLSLRKDEEKLQHVLSDLDHRLTGMEKEIQEGISEGQRLEQESQSVQAQLGQWLAEKSGQETMLGRVRERLGLLDQNMRTQQERVTEAKLTAEGLRAKREHEQLNRARVTQQIQETEDRRCALGEHLNNLKGLIEQSQAEQARQEALCQELGITAGRVKGELVVVQERQAQQMSASQTLESGLEELRRGMSVIRDARMKVEVRRAEIRTQLATVEGTLSGTYQLDPLTLGDDSAKSSEPMSEADAAAVQESEHRSDAELKEQLQKLRDRLDRMGPINLAAISEHQELEERHTFLSAQEQDLSNSIASLKEIIQRIHRTTKEMFAATYEELQQKFTEVFGQFFPGGRAELQLIDEPPPENGEPGGSQEPGIEIVAQPPGKRLKSITMLSGGEKTLTAMALLFASFLIRPTPFCLLDEIDAPLDEENIGRFTGVLKELAQNAQFLVITHNKRTMSIADSLFGVTMEEPGVSKLVSVRLGDLQPA